From the Juglans microcarpa x Juglans regia isolate MS1-56 chromosome 7D, Jm3101_v1.0, whole genome shotgun sequence genome, the window taattagaaatatacctTTGGTGGCGCTATATATGGATCCGACGTTAATTGATACGACGCCACAGGTTGAAGAAATAAACACAATGCTTCCAGCTGACGAAGCTTTCAGAAGAGGATGTGAAAGTTGGCTCAAATGATACGCTGATTCGAAATTTGTGGACATTATAAGCGAGAAATCCTCGGCTTTGTACTCCGTTGTcggttttattttgtttgttccAACATTGTTAATCTGGATGTACATCATAATTTGCCAACAAAAGCAGCTTATAATTATTCTAACTTATACGAAAAAGTTTCCAAAATTAATACATCAAGTACTGTGTGATGGTAGTACACTAGCTAGCTACGTACAAGCTGTCAATTAACATAACGAACAAGTTGATTCTATAGAAAAGAGGGTGAAATAAGGCACGGAGGAGAAAGAAACCTGTCGGTGGTCCGCACGGACTCCTCTCAAATATTCAACGTGAAAGGGTTGTGTGTGTGGACGCTGTGAAACTTCTTCGACTCTATAGTCTATAATTTCGCTCTATCTATTAAAgtatatatttaacatattttaatttgaaagataaattttgaaatttgaatcttactaatcaaatcttataattcaaatgACGTGTATGGTGTACTCTACACAcaaatttaagaatataataactcttaatataatataattatctccAACAAAGAATTTAAGAGGGATGACTTACAAGGATATTTAGTTTGCCATCGAAGAGAGATGAGACAGTACTGGTAATTAGCTTTTGTCTATCAGATGGAGAAGTTACATCGCATACTGAACCAGTGACTCGAAAACCCTTTTTCTCCCACTCGTGCATGCATTTGTTAAGCTCAGCTTCATTTCGAGAGCATGTATGTACAGCCGCACCAAAACGTGCAAGTTCCTCCACAATAGCATGCCTGATCATGATCGCAATTAATGAACTTTTGATCGATTTAATTTGGAATTAAGGAAAACAATGATCAACTCGATCGGATCCCCTCATCAAGGAGCTAGACATGCCGGACTCACTCATTTAAAAGGAAGATTGAAGTTACCAATGTTAGAtgccttaatatatatattaattcccTCTGGCACCAATTTTAAAACTAACTCTTTTGTTCGAGCTGGAGAGAAAGATTATTAATATACTCAATTTCTTCAAAAGGGAGACATGACCTAATATTGGATCGAGCAATTTCTTATGAGGCTTAATTTATTGTGGAGTTTATATATATGAGGTCCCGATGCATAAACGCACAAAACACGTATACTAGATAGGCATACTGTTTTGTGTGATCTGTATTTAGAGAAATGTCCACATGATACGCATTACAagatatagatataatataaagaaatatatcgtaaagaaatgaaaagtgaTTTGTGCGTGCAAGTCTAGTCTAGTGTAAGCCTGActgttataaaaattaaaatccaaaagaTGGGTTTTACTTTTAATGGTAGGTAATTTTTTATAATGGTCTTTTACGAGGCCTGTAGAGAAATACTTTCATTTAACATTACTTAAAAGAGAGGGTAAGGGCGTGTTTGGATACCTGGAATTTCTTAAtatatctatgaataatagtaaaataatttgagttttgatgttctattgagttttaaaaaatgagagaaaaaaagtttgaataaaaatattataaaattataaaattgtttgaatataatttttattttgacatttgggaattaattagtattactttttgtgttttgtttgaaattttgaaaaaattgaaaatttgaaattgaaagtattttttatttgggtgatgtttgaaaaagaaacataTGAGACTATCTATAATTAATACTTGATAACAGTTATGTTGCCAAACGGATCCTAACACTAGATACAAGCTTAGGATTTGCAAGTTCCGTACAAATACTTTGAGACAAAGGAGACTAATtatcatgaaagaaaaattatttatataagtcTATGTAATCAATTTGGAAAAAACTAGGCATAGTAATTGATGCCTTcatgaaaaaactaatttttttataatgtgcTTCGCTTTTGAAAGTTAAGATCGTGACTTCGATCGGATTCAAGTTAAAAGTAAGCCAAACGTATGAGAGTTATGAACAAGATCAGATATGCAGAAGAAACATGCAAACAAGAAGCTTGCATGCATATGATCTAAGCCGAGATCAACTGCAGAAGACTGGGCTGCTTGGTCGGCAGCCGTAGTAATTAGCAGGGATTTTTGGGctacagcatgcatgcatgtacttCCATGTGAAGGAGACGCTCTCAAAGTTCTAAAATGCATCAAGGAAACATGTAAGTTGAATACTTCATATCTATGATGTTTGTTTTACTAGTGAACAGATCAAAGAAAACTCGAACAAAGccgatatataatatatatatatatatatatatatatatatatatatttaatcctAACAAAATCACACAAACAGAAGAAATATGTTTATATCAAGATAAAGAGGTTTCAAGAGAGAAATTAAAGGGAAAGAGCGAGAGAGCGAACCCGATTCCTTTTGTTCCGCCCGTGACAAGAGCCGTCGTTCCCTCAAGACTCCATCTGCTTTCAGGAGTACTACTGCTATCCACTTCCGCATGActacccatctctctctctctctctctctctctctctctctcaattgtgTGCGCTTTGAGACTTAAACACTTGTAGATTGTATGTAATTTATAGAGTAACTTTAGGTCTAAGTGCAAGTTGTTTGTAAGAAATGGATCTTACTAGAAAATAAgagatttttttatactttttcagATAAATCCactatttctcttttataaagATCACAATTcattattctaatttataaaGCTATTGGCTGAAAGACTCATTTGGCCGACacttagaataataataatgaaataatttgtaaataataataaaaaagtttgaattaaaatattttattaaatttgataaaattagagaaacggttgaataaaaatattataaagtgtTAATGTTAAGTATggttatatgaaaaaaaataaaaatttgaaattaaaaaatattttgaatttaagaagaaaatatctaTAAATGTCTGAAAATAACCGAAAACACTGTGTTTCCAAACTAATCATGTTTGGAACATAactatttttagatgttttcaaattacatcatttactattatttattattatttcaccAGTTTTAGATATTTCCAAACCAGCCGTCAGTTTTAATGAACTGAATAAGAGTGTTTTACATCTTGAAAGGCGACACGTCGCagtacataattaattaatgcagAAGATAAAGCATATGTCAGTCTCCCATCTGAGCAAGTTATTTGTATTCTTATCTCTAATATTATGAGTAATAATAtacgtataatatattatataataatattataaaatgaaaataattttataaaataataatattttttaaagatattttataaaaatatctcattataaatcattttccatattacACATATGTGTGTGGGACACGGACATTAGTTATGCCCAGCTGTTGACCAATAATTGGAGGATCGTACAAACCCTGCAACCTCAGATCACTTCAATACGGGATTGAGAAATGCTAATAGAAGAAAAGTGCAAACAAATAGAAGGAATTGATATCTGACATGACAAGTACCGTACCGACGCCTTGTCAACTTGGTCGTGCGTAGAATTTAGCATGGATTCGGCATAAGGACATTTTACAAGTGAAGAGGACTCTCTCTAACGGCATATCTATTGGAttgatcaaatttatttttaaaatttaattaatatcatatttttttatatttatctattctatttaaattcaatctttatattaaattaactattcactctttatataataaaaaatattattaaattaataatttttttatttaatttatttgtatcacattttataattctaccaatttaatattaataataattatattctaattaaattaatattaaaaaaattatattttcaaatgtcatttaatgctaataacaaaaaattgagattaaacttatctaaatttcttattcactaaccAAACCGGAGAAAGAGTTACGGGTGAGAAATATTCCAGCGTTTTGTTGTCATTTCCGCGTGTATagttggagtgagaaattaatattttaatgtttggtgaaccAATTGTGGTTGTCTATATTTGGCCAATCATTGTAGcagaaatctaaattattttagagatgtCCAATCCAATGTAGAGTCTTTTTggtataaattatctaaattttagctaacctactcatttggccaagccaatgaagATGCTCTAATAAGTGCTGAATGCATCCAGAAAGAACGTGCAagagaaaattagaagaaaCTATAAGATATAaagttaaatgaaaaattttttaatcacaaagagattatataaaaataaaattataaattaacgtgacttaatgtgatatatcagattataaaattatttttattataaaatagatctaatagattttataaaactacATCAGTTTATAACTTTACTTTTATGCAATCTCTTCGTATGTATAACAAGTCTCAAGTTGAATATATAGTTTCATTATTGGGAAGGCCTAGCGGTGCATAGGAATCGATGGGATTGACCATCGCTAACGGGAACCTGCTTGCAGAGTCAAGAACTGGCCAGAACCGGTCGACCGGCAATAGGAAATACTAGACATTGACGTTGGCCTGTTCGGTCCCGGTCTGAACCAGGTTCAAACTGCCGAACCAGGTTCATATCGTCGAATCGGccgacataatatatattttatttatatcttaactcaaacgaTGTCATTTTGCTTAAGTGATTTAAACGTGGTTGTTTTACATGTAatgtatagaaaaaaaatataagtgaaACGACACTGTTTGATTTAATACACCAAATGACGTCGTTTAGATCTATAGTTTAATAACCTGGCCTTCCCTCCTCACCCTCTTCTTCATCCCgatcctctttctttcttctctcaccTCGTAGCGCAGtcctcccctctcctcctccttcacACCACTGGGCGCATGACCTATCCCTCATCTATCTAAGATCTCTCATCCTTGGCCTGTCCCTTAACTCTCTGAGCTCTCTCATCTCTCCTCACTGAAATGTCTCTCCGAGCTCTCTACTGTTCATGGTTGATGGTTCACCTCTCTCGTTCTCCTTTCATCTCTTCTGTTCACCTCTCATTTTGAGGTTTTGTtatgaatttgtaattttgttgtgAATTTCGAGTTGATTAGTTGGAAATTTTTACATTTGTTGTAAATTTTGGTTGATTAGTTTTGAATTTGTGAAATTGTGATGTGAATTTTGAGATGGGTTAGCAACCAATGAACCGACCATTGAACCGATTGGTACCGACTGTAAGATTTGAGcaggttctctctttctctctctctctctctctctctttctctctattgGCCATTTTCGATCAAGAACACCCTCTTAAAAAACTACTGATGCGATTTCGATTTTGGACCAAAACTGCCCTGATAGAATCGATTTTCAACCCTAGAAAGGCTTGCCTAGCCCACtagtaaataataatcaaaAGCTTAAGGAAGTAATAAAGTAAGGGACAATAAGTCAAACACGTAAATGTGAAAGGGATATAAGGCCGACAAGAGATCATCCACTCCAATGAGGCCTGATAAATGGGGAATTCTATACACACAAACATCAACTTTTGGGGAATTGATATGCTTCTTTATCTTCTGATTGAAGGGAAAAATGATCTTCAACTTCCATTGTACTGAGAGATACGTGAAGTCGTGAGAGATTGTAAAAATCACCAAGTATTGGGTAGGTCCCTCCTTGTGAGAGAAACCCATTTGGTCAATTGAGTGGCATTTTAGAAATTACAAGAAtgtaggttttgttttattaaaaaaaagggtgtGTCGTGTATGTGGGAAGAGaggagaacaaaaagaaaaagaaaaggaagttgTAGGTATAAAAGAGTGGGAATTTTTCTCACACTTCCATTGGAGTattgaggacgaaattttagTACGTTGTTCCTGATGGTGATAGCCTTGTTTTGATAGGCACTGATCATTGAAATTCCTCTCCGATTGTTTATTGCAAATATTCCCTTAGTGAGATTTTTCTTGTTGCCTTGGTTGATATCCACTTGTATGGTGATGATTATGTGTTAAACCAAAAATATAGATATTCTTTTAGAGAAGACAATCTGTAACTTCATTAGTGTTGATAGTGGAAGCCTTAACTGGACTAGGTCCAGTGATTTTTTCCTTCACATTGGAGGGTAAAAATATTGGTGTCTTGCTTGTGGGttagtttgatttttgtttattttgtttgtgagtttatttttaccAAATTGCTAATTTAATTTGCACAAGAAAGTAGAAAGTATTCCACtgtattttttatgttcatCCTAACAAAGTGGTACCACATCTTGGTTGATTATTTTGCTAATTATTTGTGTGGCTTAAATAGAAGACTCATTTGGTAGCATGATTAACTCACTTTTTTCCAATTACTCAATTTGGAAGGCAATGATGGAGGGTGTTTTATATTGCAAAGAGTTATTTGAGCCTATTGATTTGGTTGATGTTAAATCAGAAAAGAAAACTGATGATGAATGGAAGAAATAACTGTCGATCATATCAGCCAATGGGTTGAGCAAAGAGTCACCCATTATATAGCCAAATAAATAGATGCTTACAGTCTCTGGTAGGGCTGTACAAGAAACCGAGAAACTGACCTAGACCAACTCAGATTGGGCGTCAGAGCTCAGAATCGGCCGAAACCGGTGGAGAACCGGTCGGCGTGCGgtagaaaatagagaaaactgATATCAACTGGTTCGGCGTTGGTTCGAACCTAGCTCAAATCGCTGAACCGGCcgattaaagaaattatatttttttcatatattctgtactcaaaacgacgccgttctacTTGAGTTTAACTGGAACGACGTTGTTTAAGCTTGTAGTTGTGTTCAACTGAAGCGACGCCGTTTggtattaaaccaaacggcatcgtttcattcataacgtattaaaaaaaattaagaagaacgatgccgtttggtttaaaccaaacggcgtcgtttcaaaattaggtcatcttcttcctcacttcTTCTTCCCAGTTCCTCgatctcatttctctctctctctctctctctctctctctcctctacaACTCTTTCTCTACTCTCTTAGACGAAGCTCACCAATGAACCAACCATGAACTGTTAGAGAATTGCCGGTGTCGAGACGGCCGGTGTTTCTCCTCCCCATCGATCGGTTTCCTCCCTCAAAAATGAAGCTTCGATCAGCGTTGGTTTGCCCCAAAACCGAGCCGATGGGGtcagttttcacccctagtctctggatgaaattagaaattc encodes:
- the LOC121239123 gene encoding tropinone reductase homolog At2g29330-like isoform X1 encodes the protein MGSHAEVDSSSTPESRWSLEGTTALVTGGTKGIGHAIVEELARFGAAVHTCSRNEAELNKCMHEWEKKGFRVTGSVCDVTSPSDRQKLITSTVSSLFDGKLNILINNVGTNKIKPTTEYKAEDFSLIMSTNFESAYHLSQLSHPLLKASSAGSIVFISSTCGVVSINVGSIYSATKGAMNQLTKNLACEWAKDNIRTNCVAPSFTTTSLAEPFFTEAIISRTPMGRVGDPKEVSSLVAFLCLPAASFITGQTICVDGGMTVNGLMMST
- the LOC121239123 gene encoding tropinone reductase homolog At5g06060-like isoform X2, with protein sequence MGSHAEVDSSSTPESRWSLEGTTALVTGGTKGIGHAIVEELARFGAAVHTCSRNEAELNKCMHEWEKKGFRVTGSVCDVTSPSDRQKLITSTVSSLFDGKLNILINNVGTNKIKPTTEYKAEDFSLIMSTNFESAYHLSQLSHPLLKASSAGSIVFISSTCGVVSINVGSIYSATKGAMNQLTKNLACEWAKDNIRTNCVAPSFTTTSLAEPISCSWHVAACVVVFY